A single Fusarium oxysporum Fo47 chromosome IV, complete sequence DNA region contains:
- a CDS encoding uncharacterized protein (expressed protein) — MSLDSREVTGSARSLSAGAQRMSCRVSPPPFHHAPKDPDLTPTLFEPCLSRTQEPEPENGLPHDKDATLIPSPWLDIKEQLTPASFEQCLFSILSFLRFPLLCLYKKKLLAACNLLALIYFALISYHMPSTLLESPTMGSPKASQLRLGDGVYVPTLAFFTPEDEVDTSATEKHIIKLLESGVAGIVVHGSNGECAHLSPSERTTIIRVARDTIFHEGSGTRVPLIAGCGAQSTRETTELCEDAGKAGATHALVLPPSYYGGLLPDDLVIQHYYAVADKSPIPLLVYNFPGAAAGRDLSSDTILSIAKHPNVVGVKLTCGNTGKLARIAADCPEGFWVGGGSADFILQGHAVGANGTISGLANLCPKACVRITELAEEGNWKEARQLQAKVAKADWTAIKTGFVGVKAALGHFSGYGGEPRRPCVAPSQKDLDTIAQGFQEVMDLEVTL, encoded by the coding sequence ATGTCTCTTGACTCGCGTGAGGTCACCGGTTCGGCCCGGAGTCTCTCGGCCGGAGCTCAGCGGATGTCTTGTCGTGTCTCTCCCCCGCCTTTTCACCACGCACCCAAGGATCCGGACCTAACCCCCACGCTTTTCGAACCATGCCTCTCTCGAACTCaagagcctgagcctgagaaTGGGCTACCTCATGACAAGGACGCCACTCTTATACCTAGTCCTTGGTTGGACATAAAAGAGCAGCTGACGCCAGCCTCTTTTGAACAATGCCTCTTCAGCATACTATCCTTTCTTCGTTTTCCTCTGCTTTGCTTGTATAAAAAGAAACTGCTTGCTGCGTGTAATCTGCTTGCACTTATATACTTTGCACTTATATCATACCATATGCCTTCGACATTGCTTGAATCTCCCACCATGGGCTCTCCCAAGGCTTCTCAGCTGCGCCTCGGCGATGGCGTATACGTTCCTACCCTTGCGTTCTTCACTCCCGAGGACGAAGTCGATACTTCAGCTACTGAGAaacacatcatcaagcttctcgagtcAGGAGTAGCTGGTATTGTTGTCCACGGCTCCAACGGAGAATGCGCCCACCTCTCTCCTTCAGAACGAACCACCATCATCCGCGTTGCTAGAGATACCATCTTCCACGAGGGAAGCGGTACGCGTGTTCCTCTCATCGCAGGCTGTGGTGCCCAGAGCACAAGGGAGACAACTGAACTGTGtgaagatgctggcaagGCTGGTGCTACACATGCTCTTGTTCTACCTCCAAGCTACTACGGCGGACTTCTTCCCGATGATCTAGTCATTCAGCATTACTACGCCGTTGCAGACAAGAGCCCAATTCCTCTTCTGGTGTACAACTTCCCCGGCGCTGCAGCTGGTCGAGACCTCTCATCCGACACGATCCTCAGCATCGCCAAGCATCCCAACGTCGTAGGCGTCAAGCTCACATGTGGCAACACTGGAAAGCTCGCCCGCATTGCAGCTGATTGTCCAGAAGGATTCTGGGTCGGAGGCGGCAGCGCAGACTTCATCCTTCAAGGCCACGCCGTCGGAGCCAACGGCACCATCTCAGGCCTTGCCAACCTCTGCCCCAAAGCATGCGTTCGCATCACAGAGCTCGCAGAAGAAGGAAACTGGAAAGAAGCCCGTCAGCTGCAAGCCAAAGTGGCCAAGGCTGACTGGACGGCGATCAAGACTGGATTCGTTGGCGTAAAGGCAGCACTGGGACACTTTTCCGGGTACGGAGGCGAACCTAGACGACCTTGCGTGGCGCCATCTCAGAAGGATCTTGATACTATTGCACAGGGGTTCCAAGAGGTAATGGATCTTGAAGTTACCCTTTAA
- a CDS encoding uncharacterized protein (expressed protein), whose product MHNIAWSLLTDLKRALTAGVGPEFLTYVPFEYQLPFVVGYIFSTAAGHGNSDVRERSVGNDRFLNVATEAMDVFLYEGKGNVIKEARGAEVGLEDVEDVDVDGSELWGSRKLKMEQMDRDGHLRGRASNADIAELMKLLKMMG is encoded by the coding sequence atGCACAACATCGCATGGTCCCTCCTAACCGATCTCAAGCGCGCCCTCACCGCCGGAGTCGGCCCCGAGTTCCTCACCTACGTACCCTTCGAGTACCAACTCCCCTTTGTAGTAGGCTACATCTTCTCGACGGCCGCGGGGCACGGGAACTCCGATGTCCGAGAGCGCAGCGTGGGAAATGATAGGTTCCTCAACGTCGCCACAGAAGCCATGGACGTGTTTTTATACGAGGGTAAAGGAAACGTTATTAAGGAGGCGAGGGGTGCGGAGGTTGGGCTGGAGGAcgttgaggatgttgatgttgatgggtCGGAGTTGTGGGGGTCAAGGAAGCTCAAGATGGAGCAGATGGATCGGGATGGACACCTGAGGGGAAGGGCGAGTAATGCTGATATTGCGGAGCTTATGAAGCTTTTGAAGATGatgggttga
- a CDS encoding P-loop containing nucleoside triphosphate hydrolase protein yields the protein MSTSTYTIPDRIVPMRVIVCGVHRTGTLSIRNALWQLGFHDCYHMQTLFNNPTRAPEWVRAMEAKYADKGTFTRADWDHLLGDCQAVCDVPAAFFGPELAELYPEAKVIIMNRDPEKWYESMLNSIYLITTPKGFLAKLSMIYCFLLDTNLQYMAKYSKSMRSLVQKYDHGNDKEKAIAWYKAQYQEFHDRIPADRYIEYTITEGWGPLCEYLGVPVPEVQDPVTGKTVEAPFPHLNDGETFRRNSKVMKKKTMERANQNLLAVVGRLALTGVVGYAGYLVWKTRLGGRV from the exons ATGTCGACGTCTACGTACACCATCCCTGATCGCATCGTGCCAATGCGCGTCATCGTCTGTGGCGTCCATCGCACAGGAACGTTGA GTATTCGTAACGCTCTGTGGCAGCTTGGTTTCCACGATTGTTACCACATGCAAactctcttcaacaatccCACCCGGGCCCCTGAATGGGTACGTGCTATGGAAGCAAAGTACGCCGATAAGGGGACTTTTACCCGCGCAGACTGGGATCATTTGCTCGGCGATTGTCAAGCTGTGTGTGATGTTCCCGCTGCGTTCTTTGGTCCTGAGTTAGCGGAGCTGTACCCTGAAGCTAAAGTCATTATCATGAACCGAGACCCTGAGAAGTGGTATGAGAGCATGCTTAATAGTATCTACTTGATAACCACCCCAAAGGGCTTCTTGGCTAAACTAAGTATGATTTATTGTTTTTTGCTTGATACAAATCTTCAGTATATGGCAAAGTATAGCAAATCGATGAGATCTCTGGTTCAGAAGTATGACCACGGAAATGATAAGGAGAAGGCAATTGCATGGTACAAAGCGCAATACCAGGAATTCCATGACAGAATTCCAGCGGATCGGTATATCGAGTATACCATCACAGAGGGCTGGGGACCGCTGTGTGAGTATCTTGGTGTTCCTGTACCAGAGGTTCAGGACCCTGTGACAGGCAAGACGGTGGAGGCACCGTTTCCACATCTCAATGACGGCGAGACGTTTAGAAGGAATAGCAAggtcatgaagaagaagaccatGGAGAGGGCGAATCAGAATCTACTGGCGGTTGTGGGCAGGTTGGCCTTGACGGGTGTGGTGGGATATGCTGGTTATCTGGTGTGGAAGACTCGACTTGGAGGACGTGTTTAG
- a CDS encoding uncharacterized protein (of unknown function-domain containing protein), with product MLSEQNDSGSGSGGRPSQVHTPLRREKKRVGFHSSKESSGESSDSTTHQQQTRQQRQDEGVFSPAGSPKLAPGELPPNAPDAYELSLALTKILSAEQEKKRQVQNLTPDTPDVGPKRPRPALRRNTSYDDPNEREKADQAESRTTERQYRSMADARQRADRLAVSVGSYSAPGSRRGSLDLEEVPSFKPLIEDYDNPKGSPPAGSNTIEDAGYFGLRQRIANSDRFQHHAAAENLVRSHTRKGKRDLFTQHPNGGPASGTATPVLQQAYAHDYVPRPDQYRGGILSSLLKLYHDDRTPGSGMNTPKDTGTPLMSPRNSPPISRPGSSNGTPPIRSPPRSRPTSGLFNYHKNRHSTSSLALTELMKSSSMFAAPASANISDKWAEKIKQQPPPPKKRDKARITIHIAGIIQRHRYLLKLCRALMMYGAPTHRLEEYMTMSSRVLEIEAQFLYLPGCMIISFDDSTTHTTEVKLVRVPQGIDLGRLRDVHNIYKEVVHDKIGVEEATKRLDDVNARKDKYNVWIRVFLYGVASACVAPFAFQGRFIDLPIAFFLGCIVGILQLVLAPSNELYAHVFEVSAALITSFFARAFGSIQNGKLFCFSALAQSSIALILPGYMVLCSSLELQSHNLVAGSVRMVHALIYTLFLGYGITIGASLYGMIDSNATSRSTCDNPLGREWYFLFVPGFTMCLCLINQAKWKQTPVMVGMALAGWSVNSYCAEYFGGNGQISNMLGALTIGILANLYSRMGRHVENGYLDFVDWWKLRVRPRYTKKRIDSDSWSLPTLNDPESRPGTPEKHQEPEKKPRKVGYSLAAAAMLPAIFVQVPSGLAAGGSLLASITMADEITKNGTKVASDMNTMGNLEGTAFNVLFKVIQVAIGISVGLFMSALIVYPLGWLITANIQKQQGKLLGVIVFFVILELGLKRLAQSKRWVSFLQSYTDKQNYRYGTLLEHNTNSSLKLAKPSSLHQPTAKTAGMKIRSSRISGSIAKAISQRHGKSKKGIIKTIIAFFRLFRLLLTRYRSIDFLALRKEVWQLDEDEYHESFQTDGEDNAELIPIGDLGYSGSTFFTTANEKYLIKSLPRRFEHDFFVKELLDPYVGHMKFQPHSLLVRITDLVVSSQASIGGMIGAAPTHHIVMENLLYGKPKGDEGKKWETYDLKPNDYFFPERDIADGALVPDSVIERLVDEFPDKVRVTHQAKQELISLLFADSALLASHNAVDYSLFLVRYPQGMEVPVVESDAGRWRRGVDDVDGKWTYRCVVLDFFWAKHAFQARALTKIVKIFNKVAHKGPMSITADPEEYRERFMKMVDEMVVEG from the exons ATGCTATCTGAACAGAACGATAGTGGGAGTGGGAGCGGCGGGAGACCTAGCCAGGTACATACTCCCCTCCGCAGGGAAAAGAAGCGAGTAGGCTTCCACTCCAGCAAAGAATCCTCCGGAGAAAGCAGCGACTCAACAACACACCAACAGCAAACACGACAGCAGCGTCAAGATGAAGGTGTTTTCTCACCAGCAGGTTCACCAAAACTAGCTCCCGGGGAATTACCACCTAATGCACCAGATGCTTACGAACTAAGCCTTGCTCTCACAAAGATCTTGTCCGCcgagcaggagaagaaacgaCAGGTTCAGAATCTCACACCAGATACCCCGGATGTAGGACCAAAGAGGCCGAGACCTGCGCTGAGGAGAAATACGAGTTATGATGATCCTAATGAGAGGGAGAAGGCGGATCAGGCGGAGTCGAGGACGACGGAGAGACAGTATCGATCTATGGCTGATGCTCGACAGAGAGCTGATCGGTTAGCTGTTTCTGTGGGGAGTTACTCTGCCCCTGGGTCGCGACGAGGATCGCTTGACCTCGAGGAAGTTCCTTCGTTTAAGCCGTTGATTGAGGACTATGATAATCCAAAGGGTTCACCGCCAGCTGGGTCGAATACCATTGAAGATGCAGGATATTTCGGTCTTCGACAACGCATAGCCAACTCTGATCGCTTTCAGCATCACGCTGCGGCTGAGAATCTGGTCAGATCTCATACCCGCAAAGGAAAACGGGATTTGTTCACACAGCATCCCAACGGCGGACCAGCATCTGGTACAGCTACACCCGTTCTTCAACAAGCATACGCCCACGACTACGTTCCTCGACCGGACCAATATCGTGGTGGTATTCTCTCCTCACTACTTAAGTTGTATCACGATGATAGAACACCAGGTAGTGGAATGAACACGCCCAAGGACACGGGTACACCACTCATGTCGCCTCGTAACTCACCACCTATATCTCGCCCTGGATCATCTAATGGAACGCCTCCTATTCGATCACCGCCTCGCTCACGACCGACGAGCGGTTTGTTCAATTACCACAAGAACAGACACTCGACGTCTTCGCTTGCACTTACGGAGTTGATGAAGTCTTCTTCCATGTTTGCGGCGCCAGCTTCAGCGAATATCTCTGATAAGTGGGCTGAGAAGATTAAACAACAACCGCCTCCTCCTAAGAAGCGCGACAAGGCTCGGATTACTATTCATATTGCGGGTATTATCCAACGACATCGGTACCTACTCAAGCTGTGTAGAGCTCTTATGATGTATGGTGCGCCTACACATCGATTGGAAGAGTACATGACCATGTCATCCCGTGTCCTCGAAATCGAAGCTCAGTTCTTGTACCTCCCTGGATGTATGATCATCAGCTTCGATGATAGCACTACACATACCACTGAAGTCAAGCTCGTTCGTGTACCGCAGGGTATCGACCTCGGACGTCTTCGAGACGTGCACAACATTTACAAAGAAGTTGTCCACGACAAGATCGGCGTTGAAGAAGCGACAAAACGACTGGACGACGTCAACGCACGAAAGGATAAATACAACGTCTGGATTCGAGTATTCCTATACGGTGTCGCATCAGCTTGTGTGGCGCCCTTCGCTTTCCAAGGTCGATTCATCGACTTGCCTATTGCCTTCTTTCTGGGATGTATCGTTGGCATTCTTCAACTTGTCTTGGCACCTAGCAATGAACTGTACGCCCACGTCTTTGAAGTTTCGGCCGCCCTTATCACGTCGTTCTTCGCTCGAGCATTCGGCTCTATCCAAAATGGCAAACTGTTCTGCTTCAGTGCACTAGCACAGAGTAGTATCGCCCTGATTCTTCCAGGGTACATGGTCCTCTGTAGTTCTCTCGAACTTCAAAGTCATAACCTCGTCGCCGGTAGTGTACGTATGGTGCATGCTCTCATCTACACTCTCTTCCTCGGATATGGTATCACAATCGGTGCTTCGCTCTACGGCATGATTGATAGCAACGCAACGAGTCGCTCAACATGCGATAACCCTCTTGGACGGGAATGGtacttcctcttcgtccCTGGATTCACCATGTGTCTCTGTCTCATCAACCAAGCCAAGTGGAAGCAAACTCCCGTTATGGTCGGGATGGCTTTAGCTGGTTGGTCAGTCAACAGTTACTGCGCCGAATACTTTGGAGGAAACGGCCAAATCTCCAATATGCTGGGTGCCTTGACGATTGGTATTCTTGCAAACTTGTACTCTCGAATGGGACGGCATGTGGAGAATGGATACCTGGACTTTGTCGACTGGTGGAAGCTCAGGGTTCGACCACGATATACCAAGAAGAGAATCGACTCGGACTCCTGGTCCCTCCCAACACTCAACGACCCCGAGTCTCGACCCGGAACACCAgagaaacaccaagagccCGAGAAGAAGCCCCGCAAGGTCGGATACAGTCTCGCAGCTGCGGCTATGCTTCCAGCCATTTTTGTGCAGGTTCCCTCTGGTCTTGCAGCAGGAGGTTCTCTGTTGGCCAGTATCACTATGGCTGATGAGATCACCAAGAACGGAACAAAGGTAGCATCTGACATGAACACGATGGGTAATCTTGAAGGAACTGCGTTCAATGTGTTGTTCAAGGTTATCCAAGTTGCCATTGGTATCAGTGTCGGTTTGTTCATGAGTGCACTAATCGTCTACCCATTGG GATGGCTTATCACAGCGAATATACAAAAGCAACAAGGGAAATTGCTTGGAGTTATTGTTTTCTTTGTCATATTGGAATTGGGATTGAAGCGACTGGCGCAAAGCAAGCGATGGGTTTCCTTTTTACAATCATACACAGATAAACAGAACTATAGATACGGGACG CTTCTCGAACACAACACAAATTCTAGCCTCAAATTGGCCAAACCTTCTTCACTCCATCAGCCAACGGCCAAAACCGCAGGCATGAAGATCCGTTCATCTCGCATCTCAGGCTCAATAGCAAAAGCCATAAGCCAACGCCACGGCAAGTCAAAGAAAGGCATCATAAAAACCATAATCGCCTTCTTCCGCCTCTTTCGTCTCCTCCTAACACGCTATCGCTCCATCGACTTTCTCGCTTTGCGCAAAGAGGTCTGGCaacttgatgaagatgaataTCACGAGTCTTTCCAGAcagatggagaagacaaTGCTGAGCTCATACCCATTGGCGATCTAGGGTACAGCGGCTCTACGTTTTTCACGACGGCTAATGAGAAGTATCTCATCAAATCGCTGCCAAGACGCTTTGAGCATGATTTCTTCGTGAAGGAGTTGTTGGATCCGTATGTGGGACATATGAAGTTTCAACCACATAGCTTACTCGTCAGGATCACGGATTTGGTGGTCTCGTCGCAGGCGAGTATTGGTGGTATGATTGGTGCTGCGCCGACACATCATATTGTCATGGAGAATCTACTGTATGGAAAACCAAAGGGTGATGAGGGAAAGAAGTGGGAGACGTACGACCTCAAGCCAAACGATTACTTCTTTCCAGAACGAGATATCGCAGACGGTGCTCTTGTTCCAGACAGCGTTATAGAACGCCTCGTCGATGAATTTCCCGACAAAGTCCGTGTTACACACCAAGCCAAACAAGAGCTTATATCACTACTCTTCGCGGACTCTGCACTCCTCGCCTCACACAACGCAGTGGACTATTCCCTGTTTTTAGTACGATACCCGCAAGGCATGGAAGTTCCAGTTGTGGAATCAGATGCTGGACGCTGGCGAAGgggtgttgatgatgtggaTGGGAAGTGGACGTATCGATGTGTTGTGCTGGACTTTTTCTGGGCGAAGCATGCTTTCCAGGCGAGGGCATTAACGAAGATTGTGAAGATCTTTAACAAGGTTGCGCATAAGGGACCGATGAGCATCACAGCGGATCCGGAGGAGTATAGGGAGAGGTTTATGAAGATGGTGGATGAGATGGTCGTTGAAGGGTAA